A single region of the Gossypium arboreum isolate Shixiya-1 chromosome 12, ASM2569848v2, whole genome shotgun sequence genome encodes:
- the LOC108478714 gene encoding gibberellin-regulated protein 1-like isoform X2 translates to MRCSSSPLYKHTLVFFFLKLDPYLTSHLCRSSGNPSQIYRMALSTNMAASLVLFSLLLLHFTQAEELMSIDGAPSPSPQAQPIDCGVACEGRCRLSKRPNLCKRSCGSCCHRCKCVPPGTSGNYEACPCYANLTTRKNVRKCP, encoded by the exons ATGAGATGTTCCTCTTCTCCACTATATAAACAtactcttgtttttttttttctcaaactaGATCCATATCTCACATCGCATCTTTGTCGCTCTTCTGGAAATCCTAGTCAGATCTATAGGATGGCCCTTTCCACAAACATGGCTGCTTcacttgttcttttctctcttttgctgCTTCATTTCACTCAAGCTGAAGAATTG ATGAGCATTGATGGAGCTCCAAGCCCTTCACCTCAGGCACAACCTATTG ATTGTGGAGTAGCATGTGAAGGAAGATGCAGACTATCAAAGAGGCCAAATCTGTGCAAAAGGTCGTGTGGGAGTTGCTGTCATAGATGCAAGTGTGTTCCACCAGGGACGTCAGGCAACTATGAAGCCTGCCCTTGCTATGCCAACTTAACCACGCGCAAAAATGTTCGCAAGTGTCCATGA
- the LOC108478714 gene encoding gibberellin-regulated protein 1-like isoform X1, with translation MALSTNMAASLVLFSLLLLHFTQAEELMSIDGAPSPSPQAQPIDCGVACEGRCRLSKRPNLCKRSCGSCCHRCKCVPPGTSGNYEACPCYANLTTRKNVRKCP, from the exons ATGGCCCTTTCCACAAACATGGCTGCTTcacttgttcttttctctcttttgctgCTTCATTTCACTCAAGCTGAAGAATTG ATGAGCATTGATGGAGCTCCAAGCCCTTCACCTCAGGCACAACCTATTG ATTGTGGAGTAGCATGTGAAGGAAGATGCAGACTATCAAAGAGGCCAAATCTGTGCAAAAGGTCGTGTGGGAGTTGCTGTCATAGATGCAAGTGTGTTCCACCAGGGACGTCAGGCAACTATGAAGCCTGCCCTTGCTATGCCAACTTAACCACGCGCAAAAATGTTCGCAAGTGTCCATGA